A section of the Triticum dicoccoides isolate Atlit2015 ecotype Zavitan chromosome 7A, WEW_v2.0, whole genome shotgun sequence genome encodes:
- the LOC119332994 gene encoding uncharacterized protein LOC119332994, with the protein MCVKIISQGYIFFFTMFIEDHISVLKRVPVQSLSESMNRAKDANASATRTPTRYSRQMNEFDQKSSGSRNSGNFSVAQQKWDSKGDLRSDAKTKTSSSIPSKFPEEGRSSESSLSSLAQHQGCHSQDKGHKSLLYNCPWSTFLVPAGCRFPAISAASPFLRVYSPAVPAQKEAQIKQQFIAMLAMSPEWWRRLLQHGALPDRDPEAATRALMSPHISRDRPLVEVKHLCENCANCCLAHAYLSKHGPCVKRGAIGLLPEARDTVMQRLLVHEDETLYCIEECTLLVEPEFRGKVMKRDGFRMRTDDT; encoded by the exons ATGTGCGTCAAGATAATATCACAAGGATATATATTTTTCTTCACTATGTTTATAGAAGATCATATTTCTGTGCTCAAAAGGGTTCCAGTACAGTCTCTGTCAG AATCAATGAATCGTGCAAAGGATGCTAATGCTTCTGCCACAAGGACTCCGACAAGATATTCTAGGCAGATGAATGAGTTTGATCAGA AATCAAGCGGCTCAAGGAACTCTGGAAACTTTTCAGTAGCGCAACAAAAGTGGGATT CCAAGGGCGACCTCAGGTCCGATGCAAAAACAAAAACGAGCTCAAGTATTCCTTCGAAATTTCCTGAAGAAGGAAGGAGCTCTGAGTCATCACTGTCATCTCTCGCGCAACATCAAGGCTGTCACT CGCAAGATAAGGGACACAAGTCGCTTTTATACAATTGCCCTTGGTCGACGTTTCTCGTACCTGCAG GTTGTAGGTTCCCTGCAATATCAGCAGCCAGCCCATTCCTCCGGGTGTACAGTCCAGCTGTCCCCGCCCAAAAAGAGGCACAAATAAAGCAGCAATTCATAGCGATGCTTGCGATGTCACCTGAATGGTGGCGTCGTTTGCTGCAACATGGTGCCCTACCCGACCGTGACCCTG AAGCGGCAACGAGGGCTCTCATGAGCCCGCACATCTCCCGTGACAGGCCACTGGTAGAGGTCAAGCACCTCTGTGAGAATTGTGCTAA CTGCTGTCTCGCCCATGCTTACCTAAGCAAGCACGGGCCCTGTGTGAAGCGTGGTGCGATTGGTCTACTCCCTGAGGCCCGAGACACAGTGATGCAGAGGCTGCTGGTTCATGAGGACGAGACCCTCTACTGCATCGAGGAGTGCACACTGCTTGTTGAGCCAGAGTTCAGAGGCAAGGTGATGAAACGTGATGGTTTCAGGATGAGGAC TGATGATACGTAG